In Cydia splendana chromosome 25, ilCydSple1.2, whole genome shotgun sequence, a single genomic region encodes these proteins:
- the LOC134802716 gene encoding putative ATP-dependent RNA helicase TDRD12: MEPDCYLVEVVHYLNPHLIWVRNPSTDTMEQIGVYGVVPLDKELMLDTQEIETKRSNTWMQAATYVMMKVFMEATAVSFQPIYIHRRTSIFDTNIHKYGELLIEKQDGRKRKLSSYLRKAETALYDEAAFHQQLSSGLIQTKLTKTETDEVMKVITSKLKDYESVVSFKKQTEVYQVAKKLEALTTENLNKHNSRLKKNVTNKDILNVLDRKFKDLELCKDLDDEPQGRATKKAKTSESNSSSRLDKLKKLSAKTNVAKYDAFNDTKPENNKAYDDFNDAKPANSKAYDDYNDSKGSYSQNSHGYQMNVTESRMAALPDDGSMTKENESIESFQPRRNFKNKKYKSSANKPPEYDVKTHMRIAYSPPGVNKSKLALKIVPIQQESAIETYKVDKEDTNVMKPKDYTNMMKPKDDMYGEVDSGVNITITNKDVLKTYNDLNESKSEGTEKQNNFAKYNDSGKGELKGVTERNNEEKARSDVSSSDGSTLTSKLLQRRLNIAKIMKKNSSSSNTTSSSGGVKKNEGSSTNTTSKDSDDDEVNELIEKYTASLKANAEIAEKKDDKTVDLVAKKNNVNPFQNVDPNLSVFVDKLVKPVLMVHTKNNSRIEPLVALSDIPFNAHEHNVLRNMNIDQAMTMQSVSWISVLRGFSTFLIGPQACGKTMGYLPSICRLISDFDNDIVNSVGPTCIIVAATAQSVSDIEYKCRMLLGTKETIFSCYAGMDLLKITTSLLNGCNLFICTPCVLVRLLLQTDFGIDLRRLTTFVLDDCERLEEVYKSEIKIALSKIKHMLKARVNKEVKVQYILASRVWCDFMEPLAKKAPNTVVCIGAFQECVLYSKANTTVDFVKPENKVAKVLEFVQKMDKKKKTVVVCRTDEEVIELEKVLKEKHAMVYACNNEMTVEDLRNFNITWDQYADPTIGPILVCCDGNLSHMNITDAHNLVHYSMPELFSRFCKRFSVLNDYYPSIFKDENESVAIRIIIEESNAEQLPKICNFIKRCTKEFPRDLDVICKEILTKKDMVKAANLVPICGNLLALGDCPDFWYCRERHTSSEIHDESKEWMPTDGVITFRILHYQTAVTYSVRLLTNIKKGGTKKYPQTYSTLSFKMGTYFSQESNKKLLGVPKIGDVCAVAINQDFYVRCQVVDIINKYRNGLPNHVLIKLIDEEKLETTRDIYLYHLPKEFRNVETYVAEVSLAGVLPKDKDITFSELAKNHIKKGLENNESLYMRGKVVLTVGNRIFVDNIDVCQELTSMNEVVVKNNFKELLSTHSEVFPDHIKKIKSRLFAEEDITTENTDFEQVEDLKPVKEPPKVQWAHLNREDLSLVYFTSAVDPSTFFVRLVKFKDTMDSLCKDIKKYTEGNPEPLKEVKEKDVVLAKFPDNKFYERARVDCIEGNKAKCFFVDYGDWREVPLKDLTEIPDKFVLRLPFQAIECRLLGVKPVGDAWTDFSTNWLCDRCDVEDDQDLKGLYVQYYSTDKAKFTGGNKYAVALIDTNNDSDVVYNTQMINLNLAAPDDDEIEILNNINFKRPEKGVEPNDEDDWSNDAYDKSARLSNEPIRSVPLVEDSDTDSDRWSVNMPDDIVNTFKPDAKSLEMPKIKSDTSSIASSNKIDNDSITSEFEVVKKPQIKELDSDDLSTSESASVTEKSELIKVANEGRKAKLLWRQNKTTVTVKIMLVGAETYELKIQERELQFSADIYDTIYNFKINLYGIVDKNKSTHAYKGQYILVKLIKVMHKNWLTLTKETSLTKWIVYDHDSIDTSSEEEDALDDSIAKVIENNYRDDSDSDSFCDDVNFNYPS; encoded by the exons AACCTCAATCTTCGATACAAATATACACAAATACGGCGAGCTTCTTATAGAGAAACAAGATGGTAGGAAAAGGAAACTCTCCAGCTATCTCAGAAAAGCAGAAACTGCTCTATATGATGAAGCTGCTTTCCACCAACAACTCAGTTCAGGGCTCATTCAGACAAAACTAACGAAAACAGAAACGGACGAAGTGATGAAAGTTATCACTAGTAAATTAAAAGATTATGAATCTGTTGTCTCATTCAAGAAACAAACTGAAGTATACCAAGTTGCTAAAAAGCTAGAAGCACTAACTACAGAAAACTTGAACAAGCATAACAGCAGACTGAAGAAAAATGTGACTAACAAAGACATTTTGAATGTCTTAGACAGGAAGTTTAAAGATTTAGAACTGTGTAAAGATCTTGATGATGAACCTCAAGGTAGAGCCACTAAAAAGGCCAAAACATCTGAAAGTAACTCTTCTTCACGTCTTGACAAACTGAAGAAATTAAGTGCTAAAACTAATGTTGCTAAATATGACGCCTTTAATGATACAAAGCCTGAGAATAATAAAGCTTATGATGACTTTAATGATGCCAAGCCTGCAAATAGTAAAGCTTATGATGACTATAATGATTCAAAAGGTAGTTATAGTCAGAACAGTCATGGATATCAGATGAATGTTACTGAGTCAAGAATGGCAGCATTACCGGATGACGGCTCTATGACAAAAGAAAACGAGAGCATCGAGAGTTTCCAGCCAAGAAGGAATTTCAAGAATAAGAAGTACA AATCATCAGCAAATAAACCACCTGAATATGACGTGAAAACACACATGCGAATAGCATACAGCCCGCCCGGCGTCAACAAGTCCAAACTCGCCCTCAAAATTGTACCGATCCAACAAGAAAGTGCTATAGAAACATATAAAGTTGACAAAGAAGACACTAATGTAATGAAACCCAAAGATTACACTAATATGATGAAGCCCAAAGATGACATGTATGGTGAGGTCGACTCTGGTGTTAACATCACTATCACAAATAAAGATGTTTTGAAAACATACAATGATTTAAATGAGAGCAAATCTGAAGGTacagaaaaacaaaataattttgcCAAATACAATGATAGTGGCAAAGGCGAACTTAAAGGTGTAACAGAGCGGAATAATGAAGAAAAAGCCAGGTCTGATGTTTCCTCAAGTGATGGTAGTACATTAACGTCCAAGCTCCTTCAAAGGAGGCTTAATATTGCAAAAATAATGAAGAAAAATAGTTCATCATCAAATACCACAAGCAGTtcgggaggggtaaaaaaaaatgaaggcAGTTCAACTAACACAACAAGCAAGGActctgatgatgatgaagtgaATGAACTCATCGAAAAATATACCGCTAGTCTCAAAGCTAATGCTGAAATTGCCGAAAAAAAAGATGATAAGACTGTTGATTTAGTTGCCAAGAAAAATAATGTCAACCCATTTCAAAATGTGGACCCAAATCTGTCTGTGTTTGTAGATAAATTAGTTAAACCTGTACTCATGGTCCATACTAAAAACAATTCTCGAATTGAGCCTTTGGTTGCGTTAAGTGATATACCGTTTAATGCTCATGAGCATAATGTGCTTAGAAATATGAATATTGACCAAGCCATGACCATGCAATCTGTGTCGTGGATAAGTGTCCTCAGAGGGTTCAGTACCTTCCTCATTGGACCACAAGCGTGTGGAAAAACCATGGGATATTTACCATCAATATGCCGACTTATATCGGATTTTGATAACGATATTGTGAACAGTGTCGGGCCTACTTGTATAATAGTGGCTGCCACTGCCCAATCCGTCTCTGATATTGAATATAAGTGTAGGATGCTTCTCGGTACTAAAGAAACGATTTTCTCCTGCTATGCTGGCATGGACTTGTTGAAAATCACCACATCTTTGTTAAATGGATGCAATCTTTTCATTTGCACGCCCTGCGTTCTAGTCAGATTGCTGCTACAAACCGATTTTGGTATAGATCTGCGTCGTTTGACCACTTTCGTACTCGACGATTGCGAGAGGCTAGAagaggtctataaaagtgaaataaaaataGCTTTGTCTAAAATTAAGCACATGCTGAAAGCAAGAGTCAACAAAGAAGTGAAAGTCCAGTACATTTTGGCCTCGAGAGTGTGGTGTGATTTTATGGAACCACTTGCGAAAAAAGCACCAAACACAGTAGTTTGCATAGGTGCCTTCCAAGAATGTGTGCTTTATTCCAAAGCCAACACTACCGTTGACTTTGTAAAGCCTGAAAACAAAGTTGCAAAAGTGCTGGAGTTTGTGCAAAAAATGGACAAAAAGAAGAAAACCGTTGTAGTATGTCGAACAGATGAAGAAGTTATTGAACTAGAAAAGGTTTTAAAAGAAAAGCATGCAATGGTGTACGCTTGCAATAATGAAATGACGGTTGAAGATCTGAGGAATTTTAATATAACATGGGACCAATATGCCGACCCTACAATTGGTCCCATTCTTGTGTGTTGCGATGGGAATTTGAGCCATATGAATATCACAGATGCTCACAACCTGGTTCATTATTCCATGCCAGAACTGTTCTCTAGGTTCTGCAAGCGCTTCTCTGTGCTAAACGATTATTATCCTTCTATATTTAAAGACGAAAACGAGAGTGTGGCTATAAGAATCATTATCGAAGAAAGTAACGCAGAACAGCTTCCGAAAATCTGCAACTTCATCAAACGATGCACAAAAGAATTCCCTCGAGATTTGGACGTCATCTGCAAAGAGATTTTGACCAAAAAGGACATGGTTAAAGCCGCTAATCTCGTGCCTATCTGTGGAAATCTGCTGGCTTTGGGGGATTGCCCAGACTTCTGGTATTGCAGAGAAAGACATACGAGTTCGGAAATTCACGATGAATCCAAAGAATGGATGCCAACTGACGGTGTAATCACTTTTAGGATTCTGCACTACCAGACTGCAGTTACGTATTCAGTTCGTTTACTAACAAACATAAAGAAAGGAGGCACCAAAAAGTATCCACAAACCTACAGTACGCTCTCCTTCAAGATGGGGACATACTTTAGCCAGGAAAGTAATAAGAAACTTCTCGGCGTTCCAAAGATCGGTGATGTCTGCGCAGTGGCAATAAACCAAGACTTTTACGTAAGATGTCAAGTCGTCGatatcataaataaatacagaaacGGTCTACCAAACCATGTATTAATAAAACTCATTGATGAAGAAAAATTGGAAACTACGCGGGATATTTACCTGTACCATCTACCGAAAGAATTTAGGAATGTTGAAACGTATGTAGCTGAAGTGAGCTTGGCAGGTGTTCTGCCAAAAGACAAGGATATAACGTTCTCGGAACTGGCTAAAAACCATATCAAGAAAGGCTTGGAAAACAATGAAAGCTTGTATATGAGAGGCAAAGTTGTCCTGACGGTTGGCAACCGAATATTCGTCGACAACATAGATGTGTGTCAAGAATTAACATCCATGAATGAGGTCGTGGTCAAAAACAACTTCAAGGAATTATTGTCAACGCATTCTGAAGTGTTCCCTGatcatataaagaaaataaagagCCGTCTATTCGCCGAGGAAGATATAACTACGGAGAACACAGATTTTGAACAAGTTGAGGACTTAAAGCCAGTAAAAGAACCGCCCAAAGTACAATGGGCGCATTTAAATCGCGAAGACCTGTCGTTGGTCTATTTTACATCAGCAGTTGATCCGAGCACGTTCTTCGTCCGTTTGGTCAAATTTAAAGACACCATGGATTCCCTCTGTAAAGATATCAAGAAGTACACAGAAGGTAATCCCGAACCACTGAAAGAGGTTAAAGAGAAAGACGTGGTTTTAGCGAAATTTCCGGACAATAAATTCTACGAGCGAGCTCGAGTTGACTGCATTGAGGGTAATAAAGCGAAATGCTTTTTCGTCGATTATGGAGACTGGAGGGAAGTGCCTTTAAAGGATTTGACGGAAATCCCTGATAAATTTGTGCTTCGCTTACCTTTCCAAGCGATCGAATGCAGACTTCTGGGTGTCAAACCTGTGGGCGACGCATGGACGGACTTTAGCACCAACTGGCTTTGCGACCGATGCGACGTCGAAGATGACCAAGACTTGAAAGGACTTTATGTCCAATACTACTCGACTGACAAAGCGAAGTTTACCGGCGGAAACAAATATGCAGTAGCATTAATAGACACTAACAATGATAGTGACGTTGTATACAACACACAAATGATCAACCTGAATTTGGCTGCTccagatgatgatgaaattgagATACTCAATAACATTAATTTCAAAAGGCCCGAAAAAGGTGTTGAACCTAATGATGAAGATGACTGGAGTAATGATGCATACGATAAATCAGCTAGGCTTTCTAATGAGCCTATCAGATCTGTGCCTTTAGTAGAAGACAGTGACACAGACAGCGATAGGTGGAGCGTCAACATGCCTGATGACATCGTTAATACTTTTAAACCTGACGCGAAATCCCTAGaaatgcctaaaataaaatCGGATACCTCTTCAATAGCGAGTTCcaacaaaattgacaatgattCAATTACAAGTGAATTTGAAGTCGTGAAAAAGCCACAAATAAAAGAATTAGACTCTGACGATCTATCTACTTCTGAGAGCGCAAGTGTAACTGAGAAATCAGAATTAATAAAAGTAGCAAACGAAGGGAGAAAAGCGAAATTACTGTGGAGGCAAAATAAAACAACAGTGACAGTAAAAATAATGTTAGTAGGGGCAGAAACTTATGAATTGAAAATACAAGAAAGAGAATTACAGTTCTCAGCAGATATATATGACACAATTTACAATTTCAAGATAAATTTATATGGGATAGTTGATAAGAATAAATCAACACATGCTTACAAAGGACAGTATATACTTGTTAAACTTATCAAGGTTATGCATAAAAACTGGTTGACTTTGACCAAGGAAACTTCTTTAACTAAATGGATTGTCTATGATCATGATTCCATAGACACATCGTCAGAAGAGGAGGATGCATTAGACGACTCTATTGCCAAAGTTATAGAAAATAATTATCGTGATGATTCGGATAGCGATTCGTTTTGTGATGATGTGAATTTTAACTATCCTAGTTAG